One Patescibacteria group bacterium DNA window includes the following coding sequences:
- a CDS encoding DHH family phosphoesterase: MPLNIEKSNMLTQEQQIFEQIKKASNILITFKKTWNGDSVASALALFLFLRKMDKNVEIVAEKFSLDKLYSFLPGYTEIKHELDNLRKFIICLDITNTKVSQIKYKQEENQLNFIISPKDGFFSSSDITSGASGFKYDLIIAVDTPDLESLGRIYDNDTEFFYQTPIINIDHNSTNESFGQINFIELTAVSTSEIIFSLFESFGRDLIDENIATCLLTGMIAETKSFKTNNVTPRALLTASQLMTLGARREEIVNYLYRSKSINVLKLWGRVLARLSSGLDNKLVWSTLSSSDFTKTNSTEKDLTDVIDELIVSIPQAKIIAIIYENKSAGEESANGPASKTNLLLYTIKNIDSLGLIKEFNPVGTKSLARAIINLPIIEAETAIINAIQDKLNKLPL, encoded by the coding sequence ATGCCGTTAAATATAGAAAAATCAAACATGTTAACCCAGGAACAGCAAATTTTTGAACAAATTAAAAAAGCTTCCAATATTTTAATCACTTTTAAAAAAACTTGGAACGGCGACTCCGTAGCTTCGGCCTTGGCGCTTTTTTTATTTTTAAGAAAAATGGATAAAAATGTTGAGATAGTGGCGGAAAAATTCAGCTTGGACAAACTCTATTCTTTCTTGCCCGGCTACACCGAGATAAAGCATGAGCTGGACAATTTGCGCAAATTTATTATTTGCCTGGATATTACCAATACTAAAGTCTCGCAGATTAAATACAAACAAGAAGAGAACCAGCTAAATTTTATCATCTCGCCTAAAGACGGCTTTTTCAGCTCTTCCGATATAACTTCGGGCGCCTCGGGTTTTAAATATGATTTAATTATCGCGGTTGATACGCCCGACCTTGAATCTTTAGGCCGAATTTACGATAATGACACTGAATTTTTTTACCAAACTCCGATTATTAATATTGACCACAATTCAACCAACGAAAGCTTCGGCCAAATTAATTTTATTGAACTAACAGCGGTTTCAACCTCGGAAATAATTTTTTCTCTATTTGAAAGCTTCGGCCGCGATCTAATAGACGAAAATATCGCCACCTGCTTGCTAACCGGCATGATTGCTGAAACTAAAAGTTTTAAAACCAACAATGTCACCCCGCGCGCCCTTCTGACCGCTTCCCAGCTTATGACTTTAGGCGCGCGGCGGGAAGAAATCGTCAATTATCTTTACCGCTCAAAAAGCATCAACGTTTTAAAGCTTTGGGGCCGGGTTTTAGCCAGATTGTCCAGCGGCTTAGACAATAAATTAGTCTGGTCGACTTTATCCTCGTCAGATTTTACTAAAACTAATTCTACGGAAAAAGATTTAACCGATGTTATAGATGAGCTGATAGTCAGCATCCCGCAAGCAAAAATTATTGCCATTATTTATGAAAATAAAAGCGCGGGCGAAGAATCTGCGAATGGACCAGCGAGTAAAACCAATCTATTGCTTTATACTATAAAAAATATTGATTCGCTGGGATTAATAAAAGAATTTAATCCGGTCGGCACAAAAAGCCTGGCGCGGGCGATTATTAATTTACCGATTATAGAAGCGGAAACAGCTATCATTAACGCTATTCAGGACAAACTGAATAAATTGCCTTTGTAA
- a CDS encoding Hsp20/alpha crystallin family protein, producing MVNFFKKLSGLDDKIKIKQSDENEFESTVDEIVEQPDLNSEPNEWLGGDYDEGQLSIDVFQTPDSLVVKSTIAGVKSGDIDISINNDMLTIRGRREIQEKISEESYLIKECYWGGFSRSIILPVEVEVEKVEASLDNGVLTVILPKAKSAKQFSIKVKEK from the coding sequence ATGGTAAATTTTTTTAAAAAATTATCCGGCCTGGACGATAAAATTAAAATCAAACAATCGGATGAAAATGAGTTTGAATCTACTGTTGATGAAATAGTTGAACAACCAGACTTAAATTCAGAACCAAACGAATGGCTGGGCGGAGATTATGATGAAGGCCAGCTTTCTATTGATGTCTTTCAAACCCCGGACAGCCTAGTGGTTAAATCCACTATCGCCGGCGTTAAATCAGGCGATATTGATATCTCAATCAATAACGACATGCTGACAATCAGGGGCCGGCGCGAAATTCAAGAAAAAATTTCTGAAGAAAGCTATCTGATAAAAGAATGCTATTGGGGCGGATTTTCCCGCTCGATTATTCTGCCGGTGGAAGTTGAAGTAGAAAAAGTTGAAGCGTCTTTAGACAACGGCGTCTTAACCGTAATATTGCCGAAAGCTAAAAGCGCTAAGCAATTTTCCATTAAAGTAAAGGAGAAATAA
- a CDS encoding DUF3006 domain-containing protein, with translation MLIELTVDRFEEDKAVLIAKNGLAIIWPKNELPADTHEGAVLSFDIREAAEREKQDKQTAKDIINEIIKNS, from the coding sequence ATGCTGATTGAATTGACCGTTGACCGCTTTGAAGAAGATAAGGCCGTTTTAATAGCAAAAAACGGCTTGGCGATTATTTGGCCGAAAAATGAATTGCCGGCCGATACTCATGAAGGCGCGGTTTTAAGTTTTGACATCAGAGAAGCGGCTGAACGGGAAAAACAAGACAAGCAAACAGCCAAAGACATAATAAATGAAATAATTAAAAATTCTTAA